The Hemiscyllium ocellatum isolate sHemOce1 chromosome 7, sHemOce1.pat.X.cur, whole genome shotgun sequence genome window below encodes:
- the LOC132817028 gene encoding inhibin beta B chain-like encodes MSVFCLSGAWLLAIVVCGGGTPAPAAEGSLPITGASSCATCGLARPDEPGQTDALLLEAVKKHILSRLQMRERPNITHPVPKAAMVTALRKLHSGKMREDGRLEIPHLDGHATSYNRKELQEQTSEIISFAERDEPESSKARLYFLLSNEGNQNLLVQQASLWLYLKLLPSPSSSSKGGRRQVTVKVSLRGSGAGASTRWSSVEKRLELKRSSWHTFPVSEAVRAQWERGLRRHELEVECSACGAAAASPVLVERADEAHRPFLVVRARAPDAKHRIRKRGLECDGRTSLCCRQQFYIDFRLIGWSDWIIAPAGYYGNYCEGSCPAYMAGAPGSASSFHTAVVNQYRMRGMSPGSMNSCCIPTKLSTMSMLYFDDEYNIVKRDVANMIVEECGCA; translated from the exons ATGAGCGTCTTTTGCCTGAGCGGAGCGTGGCTGCTGGCGATCGTGGTGTGTGGCGGCGGCACGCCAGCCCCGGCCGCCGAGGGCTCCCTCCCGATCACCGGCGCCAGCTCCTGCGCGACCTGCGGGCTGGCCCGGCCGGACGAGCCCGGCCAGACCGACGCCCTGCTCCTGGAAGCCGTCAAGAAGCACATCCTGAGCCGCCTGCAGATGCGGGAGAGGCCCAACATCACTCACCCGGTGCCCAAAGCGGCGATGGTGACCGCCCTGAGGAAGTTGCACTCCGGCAAGATGAGGGAAGACGGCAGGCTGGAGATCCCACACCTGGATGGCCATGCGACCAGCTACAACAGGAAGGAACTGCAGGAGCAGACCTCGGAGATCATCAGTTTCGCTGAGAGAG ACGAACCGGAATCCTCCAAAGCGCGCCTGTACTTTCTGCTTTCCAACGAGGGTAACCAAAACTTGCTGGTGCAGCAGGCCAGCTTGTGGCTGTACCTGAAGCTGCTGCCGtcgccctcctcctcctccaaggGAGGCCGGCGCCAAGTGACGGTGAAGGTGTCCCTGCGGGGCTCGGGCGCCGGGGCGTCGACCCGCTGGTCGTCGGTGGAGAAGCGGCTGGAGCTGAAGCGGAGCAGCTGGCACACCTTCCCGGTGTCCGAGGCGGTGAGGGCGCAGTGGGAGCGGGGCCTGAGGCGCCACGAGCTGGAGGTCGAGTGCTCGGCCTGCGGGGCGGCGGCCGCGTCGCCGGTGCTGGTGGAGCGCGCGGACGAGGCGCACCGGCCGTTCCTGGTGGTGCGGGCGCGCGCTCCGGACGCCAAGCACCGGATCCGGAAGCGGGGCCTGGAGTGCGACGGCCGCACGAGCCTGTGCTGCCGCCAGCAGTTCTACATCGACTTCCGGCTGATCGGCTGGAGCGACTGGATCATCGCGCCCGCCGGTTACTATGGCAACTACTGCGAGGGGAGCTGCCCGGCCTACATGGCGGGCGCCCCGGGCTCGGCGTCGTCGTTCCACACCGCCGTGGTCAACCAGTACCGCATGAGGGGCATGAGCCCCGGCTCCATGAACTCCTGCTGCATCCCCACCAAACTCAGCACCATGTCCATGCTCTACTTTGACGATGAGTACAACATCGTGAAGAGGGACGTGGCCAACATGATCGTGGAGGAGTGCGGTTGTGCGTGA